Part of the Sander lucioperca isolate FBNREF2018 chromosome 1, SLUC_FBN_1.2, whole genome shotgun sequence genome is shown below.
GGAGCATTATCGTTCACATCAGAGACCTTTAAATGAAAGGTTCTTTTTGTTGAGAGAGGAGGCATTCCTGCATCTGTCGCAACGACAGTGATGTTATATTCTGAAAGAGTTTCACGATCTAATGCAGTATCTGTTACCAAGTTATAGTAATTTCTTAAACTGGATTTTATCTTGAAAGGTGCAGTTTGTTCTATTTTACATGTTACTTGTCCATTTTCACCCGAATCAAGGTCTTTTACATTTATAATGCCAATAGTTGTACCAGCAGGAGAGTCCTCTGACACAGGACTAGTGAATGACATGACGCTTATAGTAGGGGCGTTGTCATTTACATCACTTACTTCAATTATCACTTTACTTGAATCCGTTAAACCTCCCTGATCTTTTGCATCGATTCTTAGCTCATATTTTTTATCCTTTTCAAAATCGATTGGACCCGAAACAGACAACACACCAGAGACTTGATCTATGGACAACAAATCAGCTATATTGCTCCTCACGTTTGAAATTGAATATGTGATGTAACCATTCGATCCACTATCTGCGTCTGTAGCATTAACAGTAACAATATTAGTGCCTGTTGCTGCGTTTTCTATCACCGTAGCTTTATACACTGACTGGTTGAAAACGGGCGCATTGTCATTGGCATCTAAAACCTTTATGTCTATATTTACGGTGCCAGATTTCTGCGGATTCCCACCATCTACTGCTATAAGCTTTAAAGAGAGATGGGGAACCTCCTCTCTGTCCAATTGCTTCTGAAGCACCATCTCAGCGTATTTACTCCCGTCTGGATTAACATGCTGCTTTAAAACGAAATGATCATTTGAAGTTAAAACATAATTTTGCAGGCCATTGACACCGACATCAGGATCCTCTGCGCTGTCCAGCACAAATCGCGCCCCAAGGTTAGCTGACTCGCTTATGTCTAACATAATATCGGATTTCTTGAATACCGGAGGATGATCATTCACATCTAACACTTCGATTGTTATGTGGTGTAGCTCCATAGGGTTTTCAAAAAGTATTTCAAAGCTGAAGCTACATGGCGTTACGTCTCCACAAAGCTGCTCTCGGTCTATTCTCTCATTCACGACTAGAATCCCTTTGTCTGTCTTCAGCTCGGTGTAGTGAATGTTTTCCCCGGTCACGATACGGGCCCGCCCAGAACGGAGCCTTTTCAGATCCAAACCAAGGTCCTGTGCTACATTACCGATAAGAGAGCCCTTCTTCATCTCCTCTGGTATAGAGTAGCGGATCTGAGCAGCGACGATATTAAATAAGTAAAGCAACAAAAGAACCATTACCCGCTGATGTCCGAAATAAGAACGCCATTTGCAGAGTGGTTGCTGATACGCCATGTCAGAAAGGAACATTTTCCGAGACAAAAATAACCGAGATCCTCCGATCTATATTCAATAACATCCACGCTTGCAGATGTACTTTGTTCATAtattagaaaaagaaaagaaataaagtcaCAAGAATAAAAAGAAGTATTTTTCTTGATGTACACGTCTCCTGATGATCCCTCTAAGCCTACTTCAATGTGATCTTACAAAGAACGCTCCTGAACTGCAACACAGAGATTACGCATTATATTCTAGTTCAACAGCGTCACTTAGAGTCCAAAACTTGAACACCAGATGGTTTAGAAGTACTGTACATAGTGAAGGAGGCATCCAAAGTAAATGATATTTAGACAAATACTGATGTCTGTAATATAATGGCAATTACTTAACATACTAccagcaataataataataatgatatttaaTTAATTGGATTGAGTAGGGCACTTTAGATTTGCAAAGGCTGAGAAGCGTGCTCAATTAGcatgcattacattacatgcgTACATTAACAAGAAGAAAAGCACGaagaacattattattattattattattattattattagtcgtTTTCTTTATACAAGGTAACATTTCGAATTAGAAATATATGAGAAAAGTGGAAGGAAAGTGGAAAGTTTTCAAAACTCAAGTATGACATGACTTTGCCTGTTGCACACAGCACCAAAAGTTGTATCTTTTAGTCAAGGAATGAAAGAGAACTGACCTCTAGAGGAGAGTCTGGTTCATCCAGGATGTTCTTTTCACTCTGTATCCGCTGCATCGTCCCTGTAGAACTGGGGTCCATTATCAGCACGTTCTGACTACCAGCTCTGCCGAACTTACAGTCACTCTTTCTGGAGTCAGTCGTCCTGCACACCTCGTAATTGTACACGTGTTGGAGAGTCCCTGTCCCCAAAGTGTCTGAGTAACGTGGTGGATAATATGGAATCACAGGGAGATTGGAGTGATACAGGATGCGAGACTGTCTCCATCTGTAGATTTTCACTGATATAATAACCACTAAACacgtgatgaagaggaaggaaactaCAGCCAAAGCCAACACTAAGTAAAAAGTCAGGTTATCATTGTACTCCTTGTCGTGTGTAAAGTCAGTGAACTCAGACAGCACTTCAGGGAAGCTGTCCGCCACCGCCACGTTAACAATGACTGTAGCTGAACGAGAGGGCTGCCCGTTGTCCTCCACTATAACAGTCAgtctttgtttcacagcatcTTTATCAGTGACTTGGCGGATAGTTCTTATTTCTCCATTCTGTAAGCCCACTTCAAACAGCGCCCTGTCTGTGGCTTTCTGCAGTTTATAGGAGAGCCAGGCATTCTGTCCAGAGTCCACATCAACAGCCACCACTTTAGTGACCAGATAGCCCACATCTGCTGAACGAGGCACCATTTCAGCCACCAGAGAGCCTCCAGTCTGGACTGGGTACAGAACCTGAGGAGGGTTGTCGTTCTGGTCCTGGATCAGTATGTTAACTGTCACATTGCTACTAAGTGGAGGAGAGCCTCCATCCTGCGCTTTGACGACGAAAATCAGCTGTTTGATTTGTTCATAATCAAATGAGCGCACTGCGTGTATCACTCCGGTTTCTGCATTTATAGAAACATATTCAGAAACTGGAGATGCGCCGATATTAGCATCTTCCAGAATATAAGATATCCGGGCGTTTTGGTTTTCATCAGGATCTTGCCCTCTTACGGTTATAAGAGAAACACCCGGAGAGTTATTTTCCACGATAAACGCATTGTAAACACCTTGTGAAAACACCGGAGCATTATCGTTCACATCAGAGACCTTTAAATGAAAGGTTCTTTTTGTTGAGAGAGGAGGCATTCCTGCATCTGTCGCAACGACAGTGATGTTATATTCTGAAACAGTTTCACGATCTAATGCAGTATCTGTTACCAAGGTGTAGTAATTTCTTAAATTAGATTTAATCTTGAAAGGTGCATTTCGTTCTATCCTACAGTTTACTTGTCCGTTATCACCTGAATCCAAGTCTTTTACATTTATGATGCCAATGGTTGTACCAGAAGGGGAATCTTCGGACACAGGACTAGTGAATGACATGACATTAATGACAGGTGGGTTATCATTAACATCAATCACCTCAACTATGACTTTACTCGAGTCTGTTAAGGCTCCTTGGTCGGTTGCTTCAATGcgtatttcatattttttggctttttcataGTCAACCTGCCCAGAAAGAAATATCACACCAGTTGTCTGGTTAATTTCGAATAAACTGTCAATACTGCCTTGCATTTTGGAAATGGAATAATAAATCAAACCATTTGATCCGCTATCTGCGTCAGATGCATTCACAGTTATAATATAGGTACCTTTTGCGGAATTTTCCATTACACTGGCCTTATAAATTGACTGATTGAAAACAGGAGAATTATCGTTATTATCTAGGACAGTGATATCTATATTTACTGTACCAGATTTCTGTGGCGTTCCACCGTCCACTGCTATCAGCTTTAGGGACAGACTTGGATATCGCTCTCTATCCAATGGTTTCTCAAGTACCATCTCCGCATATTTTCTTCCGTCAGAatttaaatgcttttttaaaataaaattttcaTTTGGAGATAAATTATAGTCCTGAAGCCCGTTGATTCCTACATCAGGATCATTGGCTGTTGGCAAAACAAAACGCGCTCCCGGTGCGGCTGATTCACCAATCGTCAATTGCATCTCGTGCTGATGAAAAGAAGGTGAATTATCATTAATGTCCAATACTTCAACCGTAACGTGATGTAGTTCCATAGGGTTTtctaaaatcaaatcaaagctgAAGCTACATGGCGTTACATCTCCACAAAGTTGTTCTCGGTCGATTCTTTCATTCACTACCAGCGTCCCTTTGTCTGTCTTCAGCTCTGTGTACTGGATGCTTTCTCCGGTCACGATACGGGCCCGACCGGAACGGAGCCTCTGCATATCTATTCCAAGGTCCAATGCAACATTACCAATAATGGATCCCTTCTTCATCTCCTCTGGGATTGAATAACGTATTTGACCACTGACAATAtgacttaaaaaaagaagaaatagcaTGCTCTGCGACGTCATTCTGTAGCGCAAACGCCCTCTTAGAGTCCGGTAGTCATATTTTCCGAAATCCATGTTACCAAATAAATGATATGAAATGATACTATCCAAACTGTTTCTTAGAAAATCGAAGtattaacaaaaatgtaatttaagttTATAATGAAGAGATTTGTATTTCCAGCTTTCGTGGTGAAAAAGATCAAATCAAACCCAGTCTATATGCACCCACCTCAACGTCTTTTACTGTTTCAATCATATCCACTCACCACAAAGCAGAACGTAGGAAAGGCACCGCCTAAAACACAGttcagatttgtttttacttgacCAACAGCGTCCCTTAGAGTCCAGTTAATGAATATCAACACAAGGAGGGGATATCATTGCAAATGCAATTTCTAGTAACAGTATACAGACAATTCATCCTATGTAGATGAGAAATACCATCGCAGGCCTCGAAattgaaatagaaaaaaataagtatATGACATTAAATAGTACATCGGGCCCTCATCGTTTATGATGTCATACAGTACATCCTACGACTGCAAACAGTAAAAACTTGAACTATAGAATCTACGCACTAAAGCACAGAGATAAAGGACAATATAAAATCTCTAGAGAATGGACTTAACCTACACAGTACAACACAGTCCAAATGAATACATTGAACTACCACTTCAAACTTAATAGTTCCACACAAGCAATCTGAAAATACCAATGTTTTCATTGTAAAATGGCATCGATGACCCCTCTATTAAAACAATTTAATCACTTGAAGGTTGTTACATAAAGACTTATGTGGAAGCAGCAACAGTCGCTTATATTAAACTGATTTAGGATGATGATTTATATTAAATAGTTTTGAGCAGTGGGCATGTAAGACGTTTACATTTCATAGTTTGGAAGTGCACGCAgtgcacatatacagtatgtcaacaCTGGTGTATTTTGGAAATGCAAATTAAATGCATTTTAATACAATTTGCATGACATACGACTTGAAAGCAACTGCTATATCTTAGAAGAGTTTTGCAGTAGCAGAATTCTTACTAAATGAGTCAAACTAACTGGcatgctgtccatggtgctaaAAGTGAAAGTATATTGTTCAACTGTTCTTTATGAATGGAAAGGAAAAAttagaaagagagacacaaaaagacacagagGCGAAGCAAGATTACCCCAACTGACCTCTATAGGAGAGTCTGGTTCATCTAGGATGCTCTTTTCACTCTGTATCCGCTGCATCGTCCCTGTAGAACTGGGGTCCATTATCAGCACGTTCTGACTACCAGCTCTGCCGAACTTACAGTCACTCTTTCTGGAGTCAGTCGTCCTGCACACCTCGTAATTGTACACGTGTTGGAGAGTCCCTGTCCCCAAAGTGTCTGAGTAACGTGGTGGATAATATGGAATCACAGGGAGATTGGAGTGATACAGGATGCGAGACTGTCTCCATCTGTAGATTTTCACTGATATAATAACCACTAAACacgtgatgaagaggaaggaaactaCAGCCAAAGCCAACACTAAGTAAAAAGTCAGATTGTCATTGTACTCCTTGTCGTGTGTAAAGTCAGTGAACTCCGACAGCACTTCAGGGAAGCTGTCCGCCACCGCCACGTTAACAATGACTGTAGCTGAACGAGAGGGCTGCCCGTTGTCCTCCACTATAACAGTCAGTCTTTGTTTCACAACATCTTTATCAGTGACTTGGCGGATAGTTCTTATTTCTCCATTCTGTAAGCCCACTTCAAACAGCGCCCTGTCTGTGGCTTTCTGCAGTTTATAGGAGAGCCAGGCATTCTGTCCAGAGTCCACATCAACAGCCACCACTTTAGTGACCAGATAGCCCACATCTGCTGAACGAGGCACCATTTCAGCCACCAGAGAGCCTCCAGTCTGGACTGGGTACAGAACCTGAGGAGGGTTGTCGTTCTGGTCCTGGatcagtattttcacagtcgcATTGCTACTGAGTGGAGGAGAGCCTCCATCCTGCGCTTTGACTACTATCTGAAGCTGTTTAATTTGCTCATAATCAAACGAACGAACCGCGGTAAGAACTCCAGTTTCAGAGTTTAAGGAAACATAATTAGAAACTGGACTACCACTGACTTGGGTATCCTCTAAAAGATACGAGATTCTGGCATTTTGATTCCAATCAGAGTCCCGCGCGCTGACAGCAAATATGGAAATTCCAGGGGCATTATTCTCTGTGATGTAAGCAGAATAGCTGTTTTTATCAAATAATGGTGCGTTGTCGTTTACGTCAGAGATTTTAAGATGCAATTTTGTTGAGCTGGAAAGAGGTGGAGACCCCAAATCGGTGGCTGTTATTGTTATATTATAATCTAATACGGATTCTCTATCAAAATGTTGATCTGAGATCAAATTGTAATAGTTTGTTAGAGATGATTCGATCTTAAAGGGGAGTTTGCCATCTATAGAACATTTTATTTGCCCATTATTGTCAGAATCTGCGTCTTTTATGTTCATTATAGCAATTGTTGTACCAGGAGGTGCATCTTCAGATACGGGGCTGGAAAATGACATAATATTTATAACTGGTGCATTGTCGTTGACATCAAAAACATCAACTATAACTTTACTTGTTCCGATTAAGCCACCCTGATCCTTTGCCTCGACTCTCACCtcatattttctgtctttttcataATCTATCTGACCAGACACATAAACTGTGCCGGTGTTTTCATCAATAGTGAATATATTTCCTGCACTTCCTTTCGTCTTAGACAAACTGTAAGTAATGAGACCATTTGAACCACTGTCGGCGTCTGTAGCATTTACTGTAATGATACTGGAGCCTTTCGTTGTGTTTTCCATCACAGATGCTTTATACACCGATTGGTTAAAAACGGGAATATTATCATTGGCATCTAACACAGTGATATCTATATTTAGTGTTCCAGATCTCTGTGGTGTTCCTCCGTCAACTGCGATTAGTTTTAAGGACAGATGGGGATGTTGTTCTCTGTCTAAAGACCTCTGGAGCACAATCTCACAATATTTACTTCCATCTGGATTTGCATGTTGCTTCAAAATGAAATTGTCGTTTGGTGATAAAATATAATCTTGCAACGCGTTTTGCCCCACATCCAGATCATCTGCACTCTGCAGTGGAAACTGCACTCCAACTGCAGCTGATTCACTGATTTCAAAACTGATAGGTTTTTCTTTATTTGGGAAGACGGGAGCATGATCATTTATATCCAAAACCTCAACAGTTATTCTGTGCAGTTCCATCGGGTTTTCTAAAATCACCTCAAAGCTGAAGCTACACGGCGTTACGTCTCCACAAAGCTGCTCTCGGTCTATTCTCTCATTCACGACTAGAATCCCTTTGTCTGTCTTCAGCTCGGTGTAGTGAATGTTTTCTCCGGTCACGATACGGGCCCGCCCAGAACGGAGCCTTTTCAAATCCAAACCAAGGTCTTGCGCTACATTACCAATGAAAGAGCCTTTCTTCATCTCCTCTGGTATAGAATAACGAATCTGGCCACCTACCATGTTAACCACATGAAGCAGAAACATCAGCAGTCCTATTTGCCGTCGCATTCCATAAAAAAAAGACCATATTGAGCACATGTAGGTGAGAGATCCTCGAGTTGCCATCATGGCGacaaagaatttaaaaaaatctgtatcCAGTTGATATGAGGGTAAAGCTGGTTCTGATATATCCGTTTGCTGTTTACAACTAAACACGTCTTCAATCTTTACATGCAAGTCTGCGAGACCACGGTCTCTCTTACGTGTGATAAACCTCGACAAAACACAGAGAGCCTTCTTCACTGTATAGTCAGTCGGGGGATGGTCTCAATGACGACAGAACACATAATATTTACTGACCAACAGCGTCCCTTAGAGTCTAAAAGGGGAACATGGAATAAGGCCCTTCATGCTCTAAAGCAGACACACTGAACACATCTTTACCTCGTGTGGAAATCACATCAAGTATTCACAAATTAAAACATATTCCAACGCAGAATATTGTATAAGACCAGATTCTGTTTAAAAGTAAGTGACCAAGGgacctgtcaaaaataaaggaaaTTAAATCTAATTCTCAAACAATTCGCCAGCCGTGAACTGCAAAGAATAATCAACTGATTTGAAATAGAATACATAAAATCGTTATTATTATAGAAATATATATGTTTAAACTCTAAAACCATATTAATGACTCGCTACAATGATTATTCAATGGTTTCCAAGGTATTATAAAGATAGATGTGGAAGTTAATCACTCACCTCTAACATACATTGATATCCAACAATTCTGCAGTACGACGACTTCAACTGTAATATGCAGTGCACATCTAGGAAGAAAGCTAGTCATTCCACTATTGTGAAGCCTTATGTTTTGGGTCCGGGTTCTGCATTATCCTAATGTTCCGCATTGATATATTTAATCATTTGCTGACTGTATGCTTACTTCATCTTTTCGAAGTACGTTTAATGCAAACCATAATAACAGCATCCATGCTTGCCAAGCGATTATATTGTTTAAAGAACTAAATAAGAACTTTGGCTGTAAAATTTGCACAGATATGTGGCGTTTGAAAATTATTAATGCAGCATTACCTTTCGAAAACTGAAAACCAAGCCATGTTTGAGCGTTTTTTTACTCTTGTCACATTATTACTCACTGTGAGCTCAGTTTCACTCTATCGGCAAGTCTGGCATCTCACATTAACAAGCACAACCATGGGCAGAAGTAGGAATAGCTCCTAAATGTTTTTTGAGCTGTATAACAAAGTTATCATgccataaaatataaaaaggaaaaacGTAAGTTAGATTTATttgataattaattaaaaaaaaaaaaaatagaaaaacaattGAATCAGATAATTTAATATTTCCCTAGAGGaacacatgtatat
Proteins encoded:
- the LOC116052443 gene encoding protocadherin beta-16-like; this encodes MMATRGSLTYMCSIWSFFYGMRRQIGLLMFLLHVVNMVGGQIRYSIPEEMKKGSFIGNVAQDLGLDLKRLRSGRARIVTGENIHYTELKTDKGILVVNERIDREQLCGDVTPCSFSFEVILENPMELHRITVEVLDINDHAPVFPNKEKPISFEISESAAVGVQFPLQSADDLDVGQNALQDYILSPNDNFILKQHANPDGSKYCEIVLQRSLDREQHPHLSLKLIAVDGGTPQRSGTLNIDITVLDANDNIPVFNQSVYKASVMENTTKGSSIITVNATDADSGSNGLITYSLSKTKGSAGNIFTIDENTGTVYVSGQIDYEKDRKYEVRVEAKDQGGLIGTSKVIVDVFDVNDNAPVINIMSFSSPVSEDAPPGTTIAIMNIKDADSDNNGQIKCSIDGKLPFKIESSLTNYYNLISDQHFDRESVLDYNITITATDLGSPPLSSSTKLHLKISDVNDNAPLFDKNSYSAYITENNAPGISIFAVSARDSDWNQNARISYLLEDTQVSGSPVSNYVSLNSETGVLTAVRSFDYEQIKQLQIVVKAQDGGSPPLSSNATVKILIQDQNDNPPQVLYPVQTGGSLVAEMVPRSADVGYLVTKVVAVDVDSGQNAWLSYKLQKATDRALFEVGLQNGEIRTIRQVTDKDVVKQRLTVIVEDNGQPSRSATVIVNVAVADSFPEVLSEFTDFTHDKEYNDNLTFYLVLALAVVSFLFITCLVVIISVKIYRWRQSRILYHSNLPVIPYYPPRYSDTLGTGTLQHVYNYEVCRTTDSRKSDCKFGRAGSQNVLIMDPSSTGTMQRIQSEKSILDEPDSPIEVSWGNLASPLCLFVSLFLIFPFHS
- the LOC116052640 gene encoding protocadherin gamma-A3-like, whose amino-acid sequence is MDFGKYDYRTLRGRLRYRMTSQSMLFLLFLSHIVSGQIRYSIPEEMKKGSIIGNVALDLGIDMQRLRSGRARIVTGESIQYTELKTDKGTLVVNERIDREQLCGDVTPCSFSFDLILENPMELHHVTVEVLDINDNSPSFHQHEMQLTIGESAAPGARFVLPTANDPDVGINGLQDYNLSPNENFILKKHLNSDGRKYAEMVLEKPLDRERYPSLSLKLIAVDGGTPQKSGTVNIDITVLDNNDNSPVFNQSIYKASVMENSAKGTYIITVNASDADSGSNGLIYYSISKMQGSIDSLFEINQTTGVIFLSGQVDYEKAKKYEIRIEATDQGALTDSSKVIVEVIDVNDNPPVINVMSFTSPVSEDSPSGTTIGIINVKDLDSGDNGQVNCRIERNAPFKIKSNLRNYYTLVTDTALDRETVSEYNITVVATDAGMPPLSTKRTFHLKVSDVNDNAPVFSQGVYNAFIVENNSPGVSLITVRGQDPDENQNARISYILEDANIGASPVSEYVSINAETGVIHAVRSFDYEQIKQLIFVVKAQDGGSPPLSSNVTVNILIQDQNDNPPQVLYPVQTGGSLVAEMVPRSADVGYLVTKVVAVDVDSGQNAWLSYKLQKATDRALFEVGLQNGEIRTIRQVTDKDAVKQRLTVIVEDNGQPSRSATVIVNVAVADSFPEVLSEFTDFTHDKEYNDNLTFYLVLALAVVSFLFITCLVVIISVKIYRWRQSRILYHSNLPVIPYYPPRYSDTLGTGTLQHVYNYEVCRTTDSRKSDCKFGRAGSQNVLIMDPSSTGTMQRIQSEKNILDEPDSPLEVSSLSFLD
- the LOC116052454 gene encoding protocadherin beta-16-like; its protein translation is MFLSDMAYQQPLCKWRSYFGHQRVMVLLLLYLFNIVAAQIRYSIPEEMKKGSLIGNVAQDLGLDLKRLRSGRARIVTGENIHYTELKTDKGILVVNERIDREQLCGDVTPCSFSFEILFENPMELHHITIEVLDVNDHPPVFKKSDIMLDISESANLGARFVLDSAEDPDVGVNGLQNYVLTSNDHFVLKQHVNPDGSKYAEMVLQKQLDREEVPHLSLKLIAVDGGNPQKSGTVNIDIKVLDANDNAPVFNQSVYKATVIENAATGTNIVTVNATDADSGSNGYITYSISNVRSNIADLLSIDQVSGVLSVSGPIDFEKDKKYELRIDAKDQGGLTDSSKVIIEVSDVNDNAPTISVMSFTSPVSEDSPAGTTIGIINVKDLDSGENGQVTCKIEQTAPFKIKSSLRNYYNLVTDTALDRETLSEYNITVVATDAGMPPLSTKRTFHLKVSDVNDNAPVFSQGVYNAFIAENNSPGVSVLTVSAKDPDENQNARISYFLEDSDIDGSPVSQCVSVNAESGVIHAVRLFDYEKIKQLVFVIKAQDGGSPPLSSNVTVKILIQDQNDNPPQVLYPVQTGGSLVAEMVPRSADVGYLVTKVVAVDVDSGQNAWLSYKLQKATDRALFEVGLQNGEIRTIRQVTDKDAVKQRLTVIVEDNGQPSRSATVIVNVAVADSFPEVLSEFTDFTHDKEYNDTLTFYLVLALAVVSFLFITCLVVIISVKIYRWRQSRILYHSNLPVIPYYPPRYSDTLGTGTLQHVYNYEVCRTTDSRKSDCKFGRAGSQNVLIMDPSSTGTMQRIQSEKNILDEPDSPLEVSSIM